The window AAAACCTTCTTGTCCTTCGTCTGCATATTTCAAAAATCTCATAATTCATACAAATTATTGATTGGTGCTCATGATTCACATTCCAAGAGCTTGACCTGCCACTTTTACTCGATGATGCTCAACCGATTTACTTTATCGCCCAGCATAATGATGCTGGCTATTGCTCATTCATTTAGTAGGAAACTTTTGATTATGTTGATTATCCCTATAACCAACCACCTGTAGTGTAACAAATTGGATGGTTGCAGCCtgccgatgatgatgatgacgatgatgacaTTGATCTCTTTGGAGAAGAGACGGAGGAGGAAAAGAAGGCAGCAGAAGCAAGGGAGGCTGCTAAGGCATCTACCAAGAAGAAAGAGAGTGAGCATTGACATTCCTTCTCAGTTGCTTTCGTATACAATGCACAACAACCTTCATATGTGAAAGACATCTCCCGTATCAAGTTATTTTCATAGTAAATAAGTGAAGAAAATGTGATCCTTTGCTCAAGTACGTCTTTAATCTGCTTCAATCTGTGCTATCTTTACTTTTGTAGGTGGAAAGTCATCTGTTCTTATGGACGTTAAGCCTTGGGATGACGAAACTGACATGAAGAAACTTGAGGAGGCTGTTCGCAGTGTTGAGATGGAAGGTCTTCTCTGGGGAGCATGTATGACTTATTATTTCTATTACACTCTTTAACCATGCTCTTGACTGTTTTATTGTCTTTACTTGGTTACTGACGAGCTGTTCTTGCGTCTATGTGACAGCTAAATTGGTCCCAGTTGGCTACGGGATTAAGAAAATGCAGATCATGCTTACCATCATTGACGAACTTGTCTCGGTGGATTCTCTCATTGAGGAACGTCTAACAGTAGAGCCTATCAACGAATACGTGCAGAGCTGTGATATTGTTGCCTTCAACAAAATTTAAGGTCAACATACCAGGGAATTTTCAAAGTCTTGAGCCTTGTCAGGCTGTAATTTTGCTAGTTTTCGAGTTGTGATACTTTATTACTAGTGTTTTGTCtttccatcttctgtttaagtATGCGTTTACTCGTGAAAATGGGCATTTAACTGTGAAAGCATATGTGGAGCTCAGAATTAAGTTAATCCATTATAC of the Capsicum annuum cultivar UCD-10X-F1 chromosome 11, UCD10Xv1.1, whole genome shotgun sequence genome contains:
- the LOC107847972 gene encoding elongation factor 1-beta 2, with product MAVTFSNLHTESGLKSVNDHLSGKTYISGDQLTKDDIKVYGAILEQPSSDLYPNASKWYQAVSAKLASSFPGKAVGVRFGSQAAPAAAASAKEAAKPADDDDDDDDIDLFGEETEEEKKAAEAREAAKASTKKKESGKSSVLMDVKPWDDETDMKKLEEAVRSVEMEGLLWGASKLVPVGYGIKKMQIMLTIIDELVSVDSLIEERLTVEPINEYVQSCDIVAFNKI